AAATCAGTATGATTTTTTTAAAAATTACGAAGATCCTTTTTTTAATATCACGGCTACACTAGAGGTAACCAATTTATATCGCTTTTGCAAAGTCCATAAGTTGTCTTTTTTTCTGGCAGGTTTGTATGTCGCAAATAAAGCAATGAATCAAATTCCTGAATTTAAACTTCGATTAGATGATGGAAAGGTTATCGCATTTGATGACATAGATATAAGTTCTACGGTTTTAAATGATGATGACACATTTTCATTTTGTCATTTTGAATCGTATTCTTCTATTTTTGAATTTATAGAAAATGGCTTAAAGACAATTGAAAATCTTAAAAATAGTATTGTTGGTGATTCAGATGTTAATGCTATAGCTGTTGTTCATAGTACCACAATACCTTGGGTTTCAATTACAGGGTTTAAACATGCTCGTAATGGAAATGAAAAGGAAATTGGAATTCCAAAAATTGTCTTTGGTAAGTATTATAATCAAGATAATCGTAAAATTATGCCGTTCTCTGTTGAGGTGCACCATGCTTTAATGGATGGAATTCACGTCGGTTTGCTTTACGAAAAAATGCAATATATTATAGATCATCTAAAGTAGATTAAAGGCGTTTATTTTTACGTTTTTTATCTTTCTCGTATCGGGTTTTTTCTGTTGAAAATTTAAAAATAGTGCTCCCATTATTTCTAACTATAGGGTTGATATAACTTTTGTTTTCTTTCAATGATTGGTTAAAATAGATACCTTTTAATATGGTGTCACGGTAATTTATATGATTGTTATTTACAAGTTTTTTAAGCGTATTCTCTTTGTCAATAATTTCTTCCTGTTCCGTAGAAAAGGGTTTGGTTAAAGAATCAAAATAATTGTTTTCTTGATAAAGTGCTTTTTCATTTCTAGAAATAAAATCGTCTTTATTCTTTATAAAGTTTTTTAAATTGGTGGTGATTAATGTTTTAATCTCTTCTACCGATAGGGTGTCTAAATCACGGTTATAGCCTTTAATTTTTGTAATTAAGTAAGTATCAAGACATTTCGCCTCTTGTTCTGCAACCATTTCTGGTGTTACCTTTAGCATGTTAGTAGCCGTTTTGTCCGTATTTTGACAGGAACCAAAAGTTGCAGACAATAATAGAATACTGAGTAAGAGTGATGCCTTGTTTTTCATTAAAATTTATTTTTCTTTTTCTATTTTTTGAATGTTTAATAGGTTCCTTTTTTCTATCGCTGTTAAAAAGGAATCAATGTTTTTATAAACGCCCTTATACCATTCTTGATTTTCAAAATAAAGAGCCATTGCACCGTTTTTTCTGAAAATGTAACCATAACGAGCATAAATTTCATTTCTCATTATTATTAACTCTCCTAAAGACATTGATTTCAATTGATTAGAGTCAAGTATTTCAAATTTGGTCTGAATGTAGTAACCGTAATTATGCTCCTCTAAGTTGTTGCTGAAAAGGCCTAGTTCAAAATCACCATCACTACTCATTTGAACGGGTGGATTTTCCATTTTTAGGCATTTAATACTTCTATTATTATGAACGTAAATTAAAAACTCACCATTGGTTTCGTCAGAATAAAATTTGTTGCCTTCTATTCTAACATTTGTATAGTTAATGTAGTTCGAGTTCCAGCCTATTACTTCTTCATTTTCTATGTTCCAATCTCCATTTTCTAATTGAGCAGTTATTAAGTTTCCGGCAATTGCAATAGTAAAAACCGATTCAGCTTCAGATTCTCCATAGAAATAAGCTCCTTCATATTCATCTGTTTTATCAACTACCCATGGACTTAAATTACTTTTATCTACATTCTCTTCTGAGGTCCAAATTTGACCAAAGAGATGTGATGAAGCTAATAGAATAATGATTAGTATGTTTTTCATTTTAAAGGCGTGTTATTAATAGTATTCATTTCCGTTTCTGTCTACATATCCTTTTCTATCATTTGAATTTTTAAATTCAGCTAAATTGAATTCAAATGGAAGTAGCTCTAAATACTCAATACTAGTCGTGTTATAATATCCATAGTGTCCGTTTCTTTTAACTTTTATTGGAAGCTGTGTTGCATCTACTTCATCAAAATATTGTACACCATATTCCTCTTCAAAAATTCCAAATGAATCTCCAAAATCTATGATTACATATTCTAAAGCAGGGAAGTTTCCATTATATTCTAATTCACGTTCCGCATTTAAAAAAGAGATGTCTTTCACTTTTGTTTTTGCTATAGTATAAATAGTGCTATAATTATCAAAAGTATAGCTTGTAAAACCTACTGCTTTTTTAACAATAAATGCGTCGTCGGTTTCTTCAATTTTTAGACTGTAGGTGGTTACGTTTCCGCAAACTCCATAGAAGGGAGGTGTAGTTATAATGGCTTCTGTAAAGGGTTTTAAGTGCTTGTTTACATACATTATTTCTGTATTGTTATTCAGTATCTGTACACTGTCATTATTAATTTGAGCTATATATTTAATATCATTTAGCACTATTTTGTCATTTTTATCCTTTACCGTGATTAGGTTTCCTTTTTTATGCACTTGGTAGGTTATACCTTGTATAAAAAGGCTCCAATCATAAAGTACTGGTGTCGATTTTTGATATTTAGCAATTAGATTGGTATTTATTTTACGGGGTAGTTCAATAGAAAAACCACCTCTAGCACTCAATGAGGTTTCATCCCATTCCGAATACTCAACACTAGATATCATTTCAACAGGAGCAGCCCCTACTATGTTTTTCTCAATTTCGTCATAGACAAAAACTTTTCCTGATTGGTCACTAAATTTCGAGAAAGGGGCATTGTAGAAATAAATGTTCACTGATGCATATCTACTATACTGTCCGTCTGGGCTATATGATTTATAATAAACTCCAGATGTTTGTATCAGAAAATAGATGGTAGTTATGATTACCACGACTAGTGTAACTACAATTATTTTTAATTTTTTGGACATTACGGATGGGCTAGTTTATGATCGGTTTTAGTTTATAAGTATAGAGCTAATCAATAGCACAATTTGGATGAGAACTAAGCCCCAGAATAACTTTAACGATGGTTTAACCGTTTCAGATATAAAATTGTTGAACTTTTCTGTAATAACATGAGATAGGTCTACGTTTTTATCCTGAAAATTTACGTCATCAAGTTTAATTTTTTTTAGCCCAAAGAGAATGACTTTACGTTGCAATTTTGAGGTGTCGACATCGTCTTTAGCAGATTGAAATAGTTGTACTTTTAAAACGGCTTTATCAGAAAGCTCCTTTTTCCATCCTTCTTTATGAGTTAATGTCGTCGTTAAATTACCCACTTTAGATGAGATGTAATCACCTAATCTACCTTCCCATAAAAGATAAATTGCATTTTGGATTGAAATTTTATTTGCAATTATAAAATATAAAATTATAAAAACAGGAGCTCCGAAAACCAATAAGAATGCGAAGAAGTTCGTTGTGACTAATCCGATACCTAAAGCGATAATACTGCCATGACCACCTCCAGCTACTTCCATATTTCTATAAAGTGCTATTAGAAAAGTGATCAGTGTTATTAGATTACCCGTTGCGAAAATAAAAACCCATTTAAGAGCCGTTTTACCCGTAATTTTTGCAGTTAGTTTTATGTTTTCTTTCATCTTTTTATTTTTTGATATGTCAGTTATATCATTTGATTAATAACTTTACATCAAAAGTAATCGTGAACGGGTTGAGTGAAAGGAGCTAATGTTAATTCGGGGTGTTTTAATCCATATTTGAAATAAAGAGCCATAGATATGAATTTTATAAATATGAATTTTATTATCTGTTAAGTCTAAAAAACGATATTATTAATACCTCAATACGTTACGGAATAGCAGATAATTGAGACTGTAGTAATCGTAGGTTATATATTCTAGTAGGCTTTTTTAAACCCATTTTCTGTTAATTTCAATTGTATCATGGTTTTTTCATTTGCGTAAAATCCGGTATCTTCAAGTTCTCCATAACTGTTATACGAAAGTGTTTTTTTATCGGAATCATATTTTAATCCTATGGTTTGAGACCTATTTGCTCCAATATAAAGGACTGTTTTGTTATTGAATAGATTATCGCATTTATACAAATTATCGTCTTTTATTTCAAAAATTCTTGCCGTACTATAATGTTTGCCGCCACAGCAGGTGCCATTACCAAGAATAAGGTAATAGGATTTTTCCTTAATTTTTAGCAAGTGTAAACCGGAAATAAACACTTCTTCATATCCTTCAGGCTCTTGATCCAAGTCAATATATTTTACAGTGCCTGAAGGTGTTTTAAATTGAACGTAGGTTTCTGTACCATGGCAACATCCGTAATCTCTTTCGCTCCAAGAATATGTTTTCACTAAACCGTCAGAAGAGCGTCTAATACTTACGTGTTTTGATAAGCTATCATGCGGGTTTGAAAAACTAGTAGAATCCTTAAGGTGTTGCGTAAATCGTTTTTTTATGAATGCGTACATATGATTGGACAGCTCCATATCTACTTCTTGATATGCTTTAAAAGATTTCGCTAATAAGTCATCGTAATAATTTTCTTCTTGACTAAAAACGGGACCATTGTACGTAAGAACGATACATACGAGAGCTAATAATTTCTTCATTTAATCTTCATTTAAGTGTTCATAACAATTTTTCGTTGTTATTTAAGTCAAATGTATAGTAAGAACTGTGAAGCAATATATACCGATATTGATTCGATAGGGTTGAATACATATTCGGTAGGGGTTGATAAAGAATAATGGTTGTTACATTCTGCGTACTTTTACTATTTCATGTTTTGGAATCCATTGATAATTAATTGTAAATTTTATTAAAATTGATAAGGCTCCATTTTAAGGACATGTTGTTACAGGGTTACCACATAGCCATTCTGAAGCTATCCAACCGATTGAGCCATTAAATTCAACTTTTACCCAATCAGAACATACATCGAGTACGCTAACACCTGTTTCTTGCTCTATAGTTCCCACAAACGTTCCATTAATAGGAGCATCTAATAGTTTTACATCTTTTCGTGTTGACGCTCCAATTACTGATCTATGAATCCAACCTATGTCACCAGGAATATTAATATCATTAGCCTCAATACTTATAATTGTTTTAATTTTAAACCATTCCTTTTTTAATGCTAATAATTCTACAGTATAATAATCTTGCTCATGGTTAAGTTTTAGCACTATTTTTCCATTAGGTGTTGCCCTAATATTAGTTTCAGTACCATCGTCAATGAGATAAACTTTTAATGATGTAAATGGACAGGATTGTGAATAAGAGCAAGTAGCACTAAAAAGCACTGCAATTAATACTATGATTTGTTTTTTCATGATTTTATATTTCCTTTCTTGCCGCTAAGTTGAAATTTAACTATTTAATTCTCAATAAATCAGAAAGTTGATTTATTTCTAACACACCTTCAATTTTACCATTTTTTACCATAAAAATATCTTCACATAAAATCTCTAAATTATACTTGTTGTCCATTATTAAATAGGCGTGCATATTCATAAAGTTCTTTTTATGTTCAGCTTCTAAATTATTATCAGCAATAAAAATAAGTCCTTTTCTGGGTATTGATACCATCAATTCATCGCAATCTAGCATTTTATGAGCTTCTAGCATATGCTTTTTACTGAGTATACTTTCTGAAGCGATAAAAGAAAGTTTAGAAGATAAAACTTGATACGATAATTTGTCATCTATAGGATTCCAAAACTCAAAATTAGCAGCCCTAATGTCTAAGTTGTGTGCTCCTTTTTCTACAAGCATATTATAATAGCTTTCATCTTTAGTTGCCGTTTTAATGTGGAGTAGTTGTGGGTCTCCTTCTTCATCTAAATTGATATCATCTAACATTACATAGGTAGTGTAGATATTAGCATAAATAGATTCACGTTCATGAAAGACGGCGGCAATTTCGTTATTCATGTCAAATTCAGTAGTCTTTCCTGAGATTAATGAAGGATATATATTTAAATCTGACAGTTTCTTTTTTGTTTGGTTAACAGGTTTTACAATCGTTTTTGTTTGTTGAGGCCTTACATTGGTTGGCTTTGAAGTACCTAATCCTAGTATTTTTCTAAAAATGTTTGTCATTGTTATTTTTTTGCTACTTCAAAAGTAACTTGGTAAACACTAAGTAAAAGGTGCTAATGTCAATTCGGGGTGTATTGAGCCATATTTGAATAGTTGTATGGTAGATTAGAAGATTTCTAGATGAGTTAATAGGAAATAGGTCTTCAAAAGTTACAATTGGAGTATTGGTCTTTTTTAAGAAATGTTAGATTTTTATTACTTTTCGCAATCAACAGTCTCATCTAATAAATGATTGTTGTTTAATTTGAAATCAATTGCTCTATTTAATATTAGTTCTTTTTTACCTGTATCAGGATTCATTTCATTGTCAAAAAATTTAATGGTTAGGGTTGTACCTTTTTTTAAGGCCGTTCTAAAGTTTTCAAAGGTGACTTTGTCATAATTTTTAAACGGATTTTCGAACATTTCTTCATCTATTAAAAACACGATCTTTTTAAAACGTTCTGATTTCGAAGAAGTAAAATCTAATCCACCGCGATAGCCATCTCTATAATTATTTGTAAATTCAATTAAAAAACTAGGCATTTTTGATTCCTTGCAATGAATGGAAAAAAAAAGAATATAGTCTTTATTTGAAAAATTAGTTAAAGAAATTTTATTATGAAGGGAGGTAAGTGTCCAACCCTCATTTTGAATGTTATAAATTTCATTTTCAGATAATTCATCAAAATTAATAATAGAATCTTTACTTATATTTTGAGCAAATATGCTAAAGCTTACTATTAATAAAATTAACGTGATTACGTGTTTGTTCATTAGTTATTAAATTACTTATACCATAATTTTATTGCTGTTTGAACTATAAGCCTATTATGTAATTACAAATTTTAATTCTTTAGTTAAATTTTATAAGCTCGTCATTTGGCAAGTCATATTCATATAATTTAGTGTTATCATTATATTCATAGTATAGCCATTGTAAGGTATTGGTTTTCTCTTCAAAAGTGTTAAAAATTCCGAATACAGAATACTCTTTGTCGTTTTTGGTCTGTGTTTCTATGGAATATCCCAACTGCTCGTTATTTTGTACACTTTGTTTTATGAATTCATTAGTGGTGTTAGCAATATAATATTCAACAACCGAATAGCTATGCTCAAGAAAACTTTGCGTATAATTATTTTCTTCAGGTGCAGTATTTATAAGTTTTTTGGTATACTGTTTTCTGAATTTTGAAATATTGCCATCCTTAATTTTTTTAGAATTGACAATTACTTCTGTTAGCATTGGAGTATCGCCTTCACCAGCAATGTAAATGGTATCTTTTATCCATTTAATTTCTATGATATCACCTTTTAAAAAATCCCTATCCTCAATCTTACTATTTATAAAACTCAATGCATCACTGCCCTTATTCGCATGAAGTAAATAATAATCTCCATCATCATTATAGCTTACAAAATCTAAAGTGTCGATATATATAGTATTAGGTTGTTTTGTGACTTTTTCTTTTACAG
The nucleotide sequence above comes from Aureibaculum algae. Encoded proteins:
- a CDS encoding SH3 domain-containing protein, with product MKKQIIVLIAVLFSATCSYSQSCPFTSLKVYLIDDGTETNIRATPNGKIVLKLNHEQDYYTVELLALKKEWFKIKTIISIEANDINIPGDIGWIHRSVIGASTRKDVKLLDAPINGTFVGTIEQETGVSVLDVCSDWVKVEFNGSIGWIASEWLCGNPVTTCP
- a CDS encoding YARHG domain-containing protein, producing the protein MKNILIIILLASSHLFGQIWTSEENVDKSNLSPWVVDKTDEYEGAYFYGESEAESVFTIAIAGNLITAQLENGDWNIENEEVIGWNSNYINYTNVRIEGNKFYSDETNGEFLIYVHNNRSIKCLKMENPPVQMSSDGDFELGLFSNNLEEHNYGYYIQTKFEILDSNQLKSMSLGELIIMRNEIYARYGYIFRKNGAMALYFENQEWYKGVYKNIDSFLTAIEKRNLLNIQKIEKEK
- a CDS encoding CatA-like O-acetyltransferase, whose translation is MKIIDIENWDRKNQYDFFKNYEDPFFNITATLEVTNLYRFCKVHKLSFFLAGLYVANKAMNQIPEFKLRLDDGKVIAFDDIDISSTVLNDDDTFSFCHFESYSSIFEFIENGLKTIENLKNSIVGDSDVNAIAVVHSTTIPWVSITGFKHARNGNEKEIGIPKIVFGKYYNQDNRKIMPFSVEVHHALMDGIHVGLLYEKMQYIIDHLK